A genomic region of Lysinibacillus sp. 2017 contains the following coding sequences:
- a CDS encoding alpha/beta hydrolase — MIGVNEMNVGKKESQKNVNYTYIENGSKTICFMLSGTGYTYDKPLLYYATMLMIEKQFDIVQIHYSYGKELFDNELQYVAELIEADVDSVVTEVLKGANYEQIVFLGKSLGTIPLISKYIHDESYSKCKTILLTPLLKFDLFSDGVMNSSNEMLIVIGNEDSHYIAEKIVKLQERANIDMLEIANANHSLEVEPTNTFRSLKEMSEVMEVIRTFI; from the coding sequence TTGATTGGAGTGAATGAAATGAATGTTGGGAAAAAGGAATCTCAAAAAAATGTAAATTACACTTACATTGAAAATGGATCTAAAACAATTTGCTTTATGCTATCAGGTACTGGCTATACATATGATAAGCCATTATTGTATTACGCAACGATGTTAATGATAGAAAAACAATTTGATATTGTTCAAATTCATTATTCTTATGGAAAAGAGTTGTTTGATAATGAATTACAATACGTCGCTGAATTAATAGAGGCAGATGTTGATTCGGTAGTTACTGAAGTATTAAAGGGTGCGAACTACGAGCAAATTGTCTTTTTAGGAAAGTCATTAGGAACAATTCCACTAATCTCTAAATACATCCATGATGAAAGTTATTCGAAGTGTAAAACAATCTTACTAACGCCGTTGTTGAAATTTGATTTATTTTCTGATGGCGTCATGAACAGTTCAAATGAAATGCTAATTGTTATTGGGAATGAAGATAGTCACTACATTGCTGAAAAAATAGTAAAGCTTCAAGAAAGAGCGAATATAGATATGCTCGAAATAGCAAATGCAAATCACTCTTTAGAAGTAGAACCGACAAATACATTTCGTTCATTAAAAGAGATGTCTGAAGTAATGGAAGTAATACGTACTTTTATTTAA
- a CDS encoding carbonic anhydrase translates to MSKLVKEVIQANNEYVEGFGGKGDLALPPARQFAVLTCMDARLDPAKFAGLAEGDAHVIRNAGGRASDDAIRSLVISYKLLGTKEWFVIHHTDCGMELFTNEIMGNLLESSLDTATFDGEWKDSGFTPGSSVGKEIDFLTISDLAGSVIEDVEKIKNHPLVPPYIPVHGYIYDVKTGRLIEVPVPEVLKITEVGKLK, encoded by the coding sequence TTGAGTAAATTAGTAAAAGAGGTAATCCAAGCAAATAATGAATATGTTGAGGGTTTTGGAGGGAAAGGGGATTTAGCTTTACCACCAGCTCGCCAATTTGCCGTTTTAACTTGTATGGATGCTCGTTTAGATCCAGCTAAATTTGCTGGCTTAGCTGAAGGTGACGCACATGTAATTCGAAATGCAGGAGGTCGTGCAAGTGATGACGCGATCCGATCTTTAGTGATTTCTTATAAACTATTAGGCACGAAAGAATGGTTTGTTATTCACCATACAGATTGTGGTATGGAACTTTTCACAAATGAAATCATGGGTAATTTACTTGAATCAAGTTTAGACACAGCAACATTCGATGGGGAGTGGAAAGATAGTGGTTTTACACCAGGTTCATCAGTTGGTAAGGAAATTGATTTCTTAACGATTAGTGATTTAGCTGGAAGCGTAATCGAAGATGTAGAAAAAATTAAAAACCATCCTTTGGTGCCACCGTATATTCCAGTTCATGGTTATATTTATGATGTGAAAACAGGTCGCTTAATAGAAGTACCGGTACCTGAAGTTCTTAAAATTACTGAAGTAGGAAAATTAAAGTAA
- a CDS encoding DUF4190 domain-containing protein → MSEKIQTNNNSVISLIVGILSLFLALITPVIGLILGIIGIVFSRIAIVQINSTNENGRGLATVGLICSMVGVFILLFMVLWYVTI, encoded by the coding sequence ATGTCTGAAAAAATACAAACAAATAATAATTCAGTGATTTCTTTAATAGTTGGTATTTTATCATTATTTTTAGCATTAATTACTCCTGTAATTGGGTTAATCTTAGGCATTATCGGAATTGTATTTTCAAGGATAGCTATAGTACAAATTAACTCAACGAATGAAAATGGTAGAGGATTAGCAACGGTAGGTTTAATTTGTAGTATGGTGGGAGTTTTTATCCTTCTATTTATGGTTCTATGGTATGTCACTATTTAA
- a CDS encoding MBL fold metallo-hydrolase, with the protein MIKDSWFTVQQIDGNTYAISENGHWEKVHSFLLLGEEKAALIDTGLGIDNIKRITDQLTTLPIEVITTHVHTDHIGSHGQFDRIYVHEADKDWLVNGIKGLSIEQIRKDIRRDITMPTPITFDPDSYQPFQGEPTDILGDGDEIDLGNRKLIIYHTPGHSPGHICIFDETTGYLFTGDLLYDETPIYAFYPSTNPVDLVNSLEKISIIPNVSMIYGSHNTLGLQPKILEEVKFAVNYLRENGLAKFGTGIHKFNGFSVQF; encoded by the coding sequence ATGATAAAAGATTCATGGTTTACTGTGCAACAGATTGACGGAAATACATACGCAATTAGTGAAAATGGGCACTGGGAGAAGGTACACTCTTTTTTATTATTGGGAGAGGAAAAGGCGGCACTTATTGATACTGGCCTTGGAATTGATAATATTAAGCGAATTACTGACCAGCTGACTACCTTACCAATAGAAGTAATCACCACTCATGTCCATACAGATCATATCGGGAGTCATGGGCAATTTGATAGAATTTACGTCCATGAGGCAGATAAAGATTGGTTAGTGAATGGAATAAAAGGGTTATCAATCGAACAAATTCGAAAAGATATTCGTAGAGATATAACAATGCCTACCCCAATTACATTCGATCCAGATAGCTATCAACCGTTTCAAGGTGAACCTACAGATATTTTAGGTGATGGTGACGAAATTGATTTAGGAAATCGAAAGCTAATTATTTACCATACGCCTGGACATTCTCCGGGTCATATTTGTATTTTTGATGAAACTACCGGTTATTTGTTTACAGGGGACTTATTATATGATGAAACGCCTATATATGCTTTTTATCCTTCAACCAACCCTGTTGATTTAGTGAATTCATTGGAGAAAATCTCGATAATACCAAATGTATCAATGATTTACGGTTCACATAACACATTAGGACTTCAACCAAAAATCTTAGAAGAAGTAAAATTTGCAGTGAATTATTTGAGAGAAAATGGGCTTGCAAAATTTGGGACAGGAATCCATAAGTTTAACGGTTTTAGCGTACAATTTTAA
- a CDS encoding ATP-dependent exonuclease, with product MFKDFSPRLFFSMAAIAMVIISPLFALFTPILLIQTLYTDITKIYIFPFGRVAFIIIFAFILFAAASMLLFWKRNISTYVGSIIIVLIGFVALYSTTQIYTAIDYEQIFVKNFVFEDSMEWANIDEVLFEYVPDDLGEFIFKGKDGQQLIIKEHKSDVTSGIYNIAKDKNIPYIEREKK from the coding sequence ATGTTTAAAGATTTTTCACCTCGGCTATTTTTTTCGATGGCCGCTATTGCAATGGTCATTATTTCGCCATTATTTGCACTGTTTACACCGATTTTACTTATCCAGACATTGTACACTGATATTACGAAAATTTATATTTTTCCATTTGGTAGAGTAGCTTTCATAATTATTTTCGCATTTATACTTTTTGCAGCTGCAAGTATGCTGTTATTTTGGAAAAGAAATATCAGTACATATGTAGGAAGTATCATCATTGTTCTAATTGGCTTTGTCGCCTTATATAGTACGACGCAAATATATACAGCTATTGATTATGAACAGATTTTTGTGAAAAATTTTGTATTTGAAGACTCGATGGAATGGGCAAATATTGATGAAGTTCTTTTTGAATATGTACCAGATGATTTAGGCGAATTTATATTTAAAGGAAAAGACGGACAACAATTAATAATTAAAGAACATAAATCTGATGTGACTAGTGGAATATATAATATAGCAAAAGATAAAAATATTCCTTACATCGAGCGAGAAAAGAAATAA
- a CDS encoding DUF4260 domain-containing protein has product MIKLFLRIEYGIAFAMLLFIYNQFDFSWWLFFILLFVPDLTMIGYAINTRIGAIIYNFGHSFNLPLLLLGVSLFFSNEFLLMLTIIWVAHILMDRCFGFGLKYEHSFNETHLQRL; this is encoded by the coding sequence ATGATAAAGTTATTTTTAAGAATTGAATACGGAATCGCTTTTGCTATGCTATTATTCATTTATAATCAATTTGATTTTTCATGGTGGTTGTTTTTCATTTTATTATTTGTACCGGATCTAACGATGATCGGCTATGCAATAAATACACGAATCGGTGCTATTATTTACAACTTTGGTCATAGCTTCAACCTACCCCTACTTTTACTAGGTGTATCGCTCTTCTTTTCAAACGAATTTTTGTTAATGCTGACTATCATTTGGGTAGCACATATATTGATGGATCGCTGTTTTGGCTTTGGTTTGAAGTATGAACACTCCTTTAATGAAACACATCTTCAACGCCTATAA
- a CDS encoding MerR family transcriptional regulator, producing the protein MQIKQFALKYEVPVDTVRFYEKEGLLKPKRLENGYRQYNEDCANQLKMIIVLKQLGFTLKEIYQLTELKMEQITPECNQASVLLFDQKLQQLAEKIEFYKQAAQILETVKQLTHEEKYFENKLVIENLITNLFDHSHLGDL; encoded by the coding sequence ATGCAAATTAAACAATTTGCTCTGAAATATGAAGTTCCAGTAGATACAGTTCGTTTTTACGAAAAGGAAGGGTTACTTAAGCCTAAAAGATTAGAAAATGGTTATCGTCAATATAATGAAGATTGCGCAAACCAACTAAAAATGATTATTGTGTTAAAGCAACTTGGCTTCACTTTAAAGGAAATTTATCAGTTAACTGAATTGAAGATGGAACAAATTACGCCTGAATGTAATCAGGCATCTGTCCTATTGTTTGATCAAAAGCTTCAGCAACTTGCAGAAAAAATTGAGTTTTATAAACAAGCTGCACAAATTTTAGAAACGGTGAAACAATTAACGCATGAAGAAAAGTATTTCGAAAATAAGTTGGTCATTGAAAATTTGATTACGAATCTTTTCGATCACAGCCATTTAGGAGATTTATAA
- a CDS encoding DUF3977 family protein gives MKYFEVGIGNTWLVRTEIELADGTEIEKKGIEGPIRFQSCYIRFWIGKRILILDSCEGIKTSIKNRNKFKMIVGIASL, from the coding sequence ATGAAATATTTCGAAGTAGGTATCGGTAATACATGGCTAGTACGAACAGAAATTGAGTTAGCAGATGGAACGGAAATCGAAAAAAAGGGAATTGAAGGACCGATTAGATTTCAGTCTTGTTATATACGATTTTGGATCGGTAAACGCATCTTGATTTTAGATTCTTGTGAAGGTATAAAAACGAGTATAAAAAATAGAAACAAGTTTAAGATGATTGTTGGCATTGCTAGCTTATAA